The region TTATTCACAGCGCCCGTTGCAACAATAACTGCATTACCAACCAGTTCTTTGCCGCTATCGGTAAAAACTTTAAACGGCTTTTGCCCAAACTCAACACGGGTAGCATTTTCTGAAACAAACACGCATCCACTCTGCCGTGCATGATCCATCATTTTCATCATCAACTCAGAACCATCTATCGATTGCTCCCCCGGCCAATTTTCAATGGTCGTTGTTGTCGTGAGCTGCCCACCAGGTTGCGGACCTTCCAACAATACTACTTGTAACTTTGCACGCGAAGCGTAGATTCCAGCTGTCAAACCAGCAGGCCCAGAGCCGATAATAATTAAATCATAGATCATACAAATCCTTTAAAAATTTAAGTTTTTTTCTATTCATCACCTTATCCGTTCGATATGAATTCGACTTCGCTCATCCTGAGTGCTGACCGCATCCTTCGATACATTTTGCTTCGCAAAATACTCAGGACGAGCGGTCAGTGTATCGAAGGATAGAGCCGAACGGTAATTCCACCACATTCTACACAAGCATTCCGGCGAGTCAAAACCAAACATTACAGCAAGCAATGTTACACACAGAAAACACGACTGGCTGTAACAAA is a window of Endomicrobiales bacterium DNA encoding:
- a CDS encoding FAD-dependent oxidoreductase, whose amino-acid sequence is MIYDLIIIGSGPAGLTAGIYASRAKLQVVLLEGPQPGGQLTTTTTIENWPGEQSIDGSELMMKMMDHARQSGCVFVSENATRVEFGQKPFKVFTDSGKELVGNAVIVATGAVN